Proteins encoded within one genomic window of Geotalea daltonii FRC-32:
- a CDS encoding PQ-loop repeat-containing protein, translating into MIRSLYALNGIVAVLLYLPQIRTILRNKEEVGSFSLITFGGWSVGSIITALYAWTLIGDPMFAAVSLANMLGSGTVFTLVAGRRLKNRHLPALTTRHETDDADSLAENFG; encoded by the coding sequence TTGATACGCTCTCTTTACGCCTTGAATGGCATCGTCGCCGTATTGCTTTATTTGCCGCAGATCAGGACTATTCTCAGGAACAAGGAAGAAGTGGGATCTTTTTCGCTGATAACCTTCGGCGGTTGGTCTGTCGGCTCGATCATCACCGCCCTTTATGCCTGGACCTTAATCGGGGATCCCATGTTTGCGGCAGTCAGTCTGGCGAACATGCTCGGCTCCGGCACCGTTTTCACCCTTGTTGCGGGCAGGCGCCTGAAAAACCGCCACCTGCCCGCGCTAACGACAAGGCACGAAACGGATGACGCTGATAGTCTCGCCGAGAACTTCGGCTAA
- a CDS encoding IscS subfamily cysteine desulfurase produces MTEDRIEIRHGLCGICPAGCFITATIREGRLLKVEPHNGHPLGMICHIGRHSPQIVHDPDRLLHPLRRTGPKGTYQFERISWDEAFNTIVSRFQEIKNSSGPEAVAFYTGRGSFDMALCDVFQPADVAVSSASSVLFPFGSPNTLGVGALCYVSFAMIAPHVTMGEMLVTMEADIEQAELIVIWGANPATDSPPLNHLQILKARERGARIIAIDPRLGETARETGARWVPIRSGTDGALALGMIAVLVEEELYDEKFAANWTVGFEELKQLVQHYRPEVVESITGVPAETVRELAREVVAARGSVPVMYTGLEYSDSGVQAIRGVFTLWALAGQLDVPGGLVFRMKENIFPQNRSRLIPNPDMKKALGRDRFPVYSAYRGESHAIALPDAVLHDKPYPIRALTVLGGSIITAWPQPQIWRKTLDALDFMVSINRYHTADSAYADIVLPAATYYEITSYMRFGPMFKIRERLVEPQGEARNDFLILAELAGRLGYGHLYPRSEEELLRHALDGSGFSLDEVRKAGGEVRLPTAMMQYRKWEKGLLRADGRPGFNTPSGKFEIASSILAEHGYDPLPVYTEPAEGPLAAPELAREYPLVFNSGGRTRFDFRSQHHGVRSLAEHHDSPPVMMNRGEAMESGIGEGEQVWVETPRGRALFTARLSDHMMRGTIDAAMGGGGPLGPAEWQQCNVNELTDIGRFDPISGFPIYKTLLCRVMKLADGSRSIKRNQGIETEDKAEEIPAYEPLTVQRESRQAVYLDHNATTHVAPEVREVMLPFLGEQCGNPSSIHSFGNAARTAIEAARRVVAQGLNCTARRIVFTGGGSEADNLAIQGLAAASGGERRHIITSSIEHPAVLVPCRALATLGYELTILPVNRAGVVEPSALAVAIRPDTLLVSIMLANNETGAIQPVRELAEIAHGCGALFHTDAVQAFGKIAIDVAELGIDLLSVSAHKLHGPKGVGALYVRKDLRLAPLVKGGGQEWGLRAGTENVPGIVGFGRAVELALCRLNGEGPKRLAALREKLERGIRALLPMAKSNGPPNGRLPNTLSMTLPEIRGESLVLLMDRKGIAFSSGSACKSGNPDPSHVLTAMGLTPQQAHCSVRFSLGNDNTEEEIEYVLRSLAEVLGETISVIRFVPCR; encoded by the coding sequence GTGACGGAGGACAGGATCGAAATCCGCCATGGCCTGTGCGGCATCTGTCCTGCCGGCTGTTTCATAACGGCCACCATCAGGGAAGGCCGGTTACTAAAGGTAGAGCCCCATAATGGGCACCCCCTGGGGATGATCTGCCATATCGGCCGGCATTCTCCCCAAATCGTCCACGATCCGGACCGGCTTCTTCATCCCCTGCGCCGCACTGGCCCCAAGGGAACCTATCAATTTGAACGGATTTCCTGGGATGAAGCCTTCAATACTATCGTCTCCCGTTTTCAGGAAATAAAAAATAGTTCGGGACCGGAAGCGGTAGCCTTTTATACCGGCCGGGGCAGCTTCGACATGGCACTGTGCGATGTCTTCCAGCCGGCTGATGTGGCTGTGTCCTCCGCCTCCAGCGTCCTTTTCCCCTTCGGGTCCCCCAACACCCTTGGTGTCGGCGCCCTCTGCTACGTCTCCTTTGCCATGATCGCTCCCCATGTGACCATGGGGGAGATGCTGGTGACAATGGAGGCGGACATCGAGCAGGCAGAGCTGATCGTCATCTGGGGGGCCAATCCCGCCACCGACTCGCCGCCGCTGAATCACCTGCAGATCCTGAAGGCGCGGGAGCGTGGCGCACGGATCATCGCCATTGACCCGCGCCTGGGTGAGACCGCCCGTGAGACCGGCGCCAGGTGGGTCCCCATCCGGTCCGGTACCGATGGAGCGCTGGCCCTGGGGATGATTGCCGTACTGGTTGAGGAAGAGCTTTATGACGAAAAATTCGCCGCCAACTGGACGGTGGGATTCGAGGAATTGAAGCAGCTGGTCCAGCACTACCGGCCGGAGGTGGTGGAAAGCATAACCGGGGTACCGGCAGAAACGGTGCGTGAGCTGGCACGGGAAGTGGTGGCAGCTCGGGGTTCCGTGCCGGTCATGTACACCGGGCTGGAATATTCCGACAGCGGCGTCCAGGCCATCCGCGGCGTCTTTACGTTGTGGGCTCTGGCCGGTCAACTGGACGTGCCGGGAGGACTGGTCTTCCGCATGAAGGAAAATATCTTTCCCCAGAATCGCTCACGCCTCATCCCCAATCCAGATATGAAGAAGGCTCTGGGGCGGGACCGCTTCCCGGTCTATAGCGCATATCGTGGTGAATCCCACGCCATTGCCCTTCCCGATGCGGTCCTGCATGACAAACCATACCCGATCCGCGCCCTGACCGTCCTCGGCGGGTCGATCATCACCGCCTGGCCGCAACCGCAAATATGGCGCAAGACCCTGGATGCCCTGGATTTCATGGTCAGCATTAACCGCTACCACACTGCCGACTCCGCCTATGCGGACATCGTCCTGCCCGCTGCCACCTACTACGAGATCACTTCATACATGCGTTTCGGCCCGATGTTCAAGATCCGTGAACGCCTTGTGGAGCCGCAGGGGGAGGCGCGCAATGATTTCCTCATCCTGGCAGAACTGGCCGGGCGCCTGGGCTACGGGCACCTTTATCCAAGATCGGAAGAGGAACTCCTGCGCCATGCCCTGGACGGCAGCGGCTTTTCTTTGGATGAGGTAAGGAAAGCCGGGGGAGAAGTGCGATTGCCGACAGCCATGATGCAGTACCGGAAGTGGGAAAAGGGGCTGCTTCGGGCCGACGGCCGCCCCGGCTTCAACACCCCCAGCGGCAAGTTCGAGATTGCCTCCTCAATCCTGGCCGAGCATGGGTATGATCCTCTGCCGGTCTATACCGAGCCTGCAGAAGGGCCGCTGGCCGCCCCGGAGCTGGCACGGGAATATCCCCTGGTTTTCAACTCCGGTGGCAGGACCAGATTCGATTTCCGCAGCCAGCACCATGGGGTCCGGTCACTTGCCGAACATCATGACAGTCCGCCGGTGATGATGAACAGAGGGGAAGCAATGGAATCGGGCATAGGGGAAGGTGAACAGGTCTGGGTGGAAACGCCCCGTGGCCGCGCTCTGTTTACGGCAAGGCTTTCCGACCACATGATGCGCGGCACCATTGACGCCGCCATGGGGGGAGGCGGTCCGCTGGGACCGGCAGAATGGCAGCAATGCAACGTCAACGAACTTACGGACATCGGCCGATTCGACCCCATCTCCGGCTTCCCCATATATAAAACCCTGCTCTGCCGGGTAATGAAACTGGCCGATGGCAGCCGATCTATTAAAAGGAATCAAGGTATTGAAACAGAAGACAAGGCTGAAGAAATACCGGCATACGAGCCTCTCACTGTTCAAAGGGAATCCCGGCAGGCGGTCTACCTGGACCACAATGCCACCACCCATGTTGCCCCTGAGGTACGTGAGGTAATGCTTCCCTTCCTGGGGGAGCAATGCGGCAATCCCTCAAGCATCCACAGTTTTGGCAATGCGGCCAGGACAGCCATAGAAGCTGCCCGCAGAGTCGTTGCCCAGGGGCTCAACTGCACCGCCCGGCGCATCGTCTTTACCGGTGGAGGGTCAGAAGCGGATAACCTCGCCATTCAAGGTCTGGCAGCGGCTTCAGGTGGGGAACGCCGGCACATCATCACCAGCAGCATCGAGCATCCCGCAGTGCTGGTCCCCTGCCGGGCATTGGCGACACTCGGATACGAGCTGACGATCCTGCCGGTAAACCGGGCCGGAGTTGTCGAACCGTCAGCTCTGGCCGTTGCCATCCGACCGGATACACTGCTGGTGTCCATCATGCTCGCCAATAATGAGACCGGCGCCATCCAGCCGGTGAGGGAGTTGGCCGAGATTGCCCATGGCTGTGGTGCCCTTTTTCACACCGACGCGGTGCAGGCTTTCGGCAAGATAGCCATCGATGTGGCTGAATTGGGGATTGATCTGCTTTCGGTATCCGCCCACAAGCTCCATGGACCAAAGGGGGTCGGGGCGCTTTATGTGCGGAAGGATCTGAGGTTAGCCCCGCTGGTCAAGGGGGGAGGACAGGAATGGGGGCTGCGTGCCGGCACTGAGAATGTGCCCGGAATTGTCGGCTTTGGCCGGGCAGTAGAGCTGGCTCTCTGCCGGTTGAATGGTGAGGGACCCAAGCGGCTGGCTGCCCTTCGTGAAAAGCTGGAAAGAGGAATAAGGGCGCTGCTGCCGATGGCAAAAAGCAACGGGCCACCAAACGGGCGGCTCCCCAACACCCTCAGTATGACCCTGCCGGAAATACGGGGGGAATCGCTGGTCCTCCTCATGGACAGGAAGGGAATCGCCTTTTCCTCCGGATCTGCCTGCAAATCGGGAAATCCGGACCCATCCCACGTCCTGACCGCCATGGGGCTTACCCCCCAGCAGGCTCACTGCTCGGTCCGCTTCTCCCTGGGGAACGACAATACCGAGGAAGAGATCGAGTATGTCCTTCGCTCTTTAGCCGAAGTTCTCGGCGAGACTATCAGCGTCATCCGTTTCGTGCCTTGTCGTTAG